Proteins encoded within one genomic window of Spirulina major PCC 6313:
- a CDS encoding YggT family protein: MTWVNLSLGVVLGLMIVLFIFRIVLTWYPQVELKKMPWSLIALPTEIFLAPTRRVIKPLGGVDIAPIIWVGMIALIRELLLGQQGLLRML; this comes from the coding sequence ATGACTTGGGTTAATCTCAGCCTCGGTGTGGTGCTCGGCCTCATGATTGTCTTGTTTATTTTTCGGATTGTGCTGACTTGGTATCCCCAAGTGGAGCTAAAAAAAATGCCGTGGAGCCTGATCGCCCTGCCCACCGAGATATTTTTAGCCCCGACCCGCCGCGTGATTAAACCCTTGGGCGGGGTGGATATTGCCCCGATTATTTGGGTGGGGATGATTGCCCTGATTCGGGAATTACTTTTGGGTCAGCAGGGCTTATTACGAATGCTTTAG
- a CDS encoding peptidoglycan-binding protein, which translates to MDALAYTHSYASHEANTGIEYDFSEVDFFEWAKAPSAPWLKLLAVGVLVASISAIAPVAIAHTQVDTPSGRCLNARTGPSTQYTVATCVTEGATLKPVIETKGDWLKLSSGRWVYGPYTTYGKATPPAMATGNRLRQVNTPKNSCLNARTGPGIQYAAAMCVRDGAPLKAVTQIQGDWLQLSSGRWVYGPYTAPIAAAPPANTGGRTVLLMGSRGDTVKAVQTKLVELKYGIGPAGIDSIYGPDTKSAVSAFQKANGLTVDGIVGPATIAKMGL; encoded by the coding sequence GTGGACGCACTCGCTTATACCCATTCCTATGCTTCCCATGAAGCCAACACCGGCATTGAATACGATTTCAGCGAAGTCGATTTTTTTGAATGGGCTAAGGCTCCGAGCGCCCCATGGTTAAAGCTGTTGGCGGTGGGGGTCTTAGTGGCATCCATTAGCGCGATCGCTCCCGTTGCGATCGCCCATACCCAAGTAGACACCCCCAGCGGTCGCTGCCTCAACGCCCGCACCGGCCCCAGCACTCAATACACCGTCGCCACCTGCGTCACCGAAGGCGCAACCCTCAAACCCGTCATCGAAACCAAAGGCGACTGGCTCAAACTTTCCAGCGGGCGCTGGGTCTACGGCCCCTACACCACCTACGGCAAAGCCACGCCCCCCGCCATGGCCACCGGCAACCGCCTCCGCCAAGTCAACACCCCAAAAAATAGCTGCCTCAACGCCCGCACCGGCCCCGGCATTCAATACGCGGCGGCAATGTGTGTCCGCGATGGCGCTCCCCTCAAAGCCGTTACCCAAATCCAAGGCGATTGGCTCCAACTCTCTAGCGGTCGCTGGGTCTACGGCCCCTACACCGCCCCCATCGCCGCCGCTCCCCCCGCCAACACCGGCGGCCGCACTGTCCTCCTGATGGGGTCACGGGGCGACACCGTGAAAGCCGTCCAAACCAAACTCGTCGAACTCAAATACGGCATCGGCCCCGCTGGCATCGACAGCATCTACGGCCCCGACACCAAGTCCGCCGTCTCGGCCTTCCAAAAAGCCAACGGCCTCACCGTCGATGGCATTGTTGGCCCCGCGACCATTGCCAAAATGGGACTGTAG
- a CDS encoding M23 family metallopeptidase has translation MTVVGQVVRSLSLSILGVVVVGTMALSLPMQRSHRDPNRLIPPAEAQLAQRTATGLIWPTTGTISQPFHRYHEGLDIAGPVGTPILAAQAGEVILAGWDNWGLGYAVELRHPDGSRTVYGHNRKVTVSVGQWVEQGQIIAEMGSTGNSTGPHLHFEYYPDSVTAQNPLDQLPALVAGRIPASPPRSDRCPGTTLINGETQNFRVQICQISDQLWYFGQAKLEPYHSIWLPAVFNGSSYQARNGQFIYQVDGDRLQVFENQQRIRQERLLRSS, from the coding sequence ATGACAGTTGTGGGGCAAGTCGTGCGATCGCTTTCGCTCAGTATTTTAGGGGTTGTGGTGGTGGGGACGATGGCCCTCTCGTTGCCAATGCAGCGATCGCACCGTGACCCGAACCGCCTCATTCCCCCCGCCGAAGCCCAACTGGCCCAACGCACCGCCACGGGGTTAATCTGGCCCACCACCGGCACCATTTCCCAACCCTTCCACCGCTACCATGAGGGTCTTGATATTGCTGGCCCCGTCGGCACACCCATCCTCGCCGCCCAAGCCGGGGAGGTGATTCTCGCCGGGTGGGATAATTGGGGTCTTGGCTATGCGGTGGAACTGCGCCACCCGGACGGCAGCCGCACAGTGTACGGACACAATCGCAAAGTAACCGTCAGCGTCGGGCAATGGGTGGAGCAGGGGCAGATCATTGCAGAGATGGGCAGCACGGGCAATTCCACCGGGCCCCACTTGCATTTTGAATATTATCCTGACAGTGTGACCGCCCAGAACCCGTTAGACCAATTACCGGCCTTGGTGGCGGGGCGCATCCCGGCTAGTCCACCCCGGAGCGATCGCTGTCCCGGCACAACGTTAATCAACGGTGAAACCCAGAATTTTCGGGTGCAAATTTGTCAAATCAGCGATCAGCTTTGGTATTTTGGGCAGGCGAAACTTGAGCCTTACCATTCGATCTGGTTGCCAGCGGTGTTTAATGGGTCGAGCTATCAAGCCCGGAATGGCCAATTTATCTATCAAGTGGATGGCGATCGCCTCCAAGTCTTTGAAAATCAGCAGCGGATTCGTCAAGAGCGATTATTGCGTTCTTCGTGA
- a CDS encoding GIY-YIG nuclease family protein, which yields MVKKMPQTTDSDRALLDELGIDLTAPAPVQYSPREERIIAGFEEIERFVEERGRLPQHGDDRDIFERLYAVRLDRLRALADCRTLLEPLDSRGLLTATPDLEVPPTLDDQALLAELGLNGAAVDDVTQLTHVRSLRDKRRSRQDIKAAEEIAQRTPCEDFNQFKPLFQQVKQALKTGARHTLKYQDNAAIQAGNLFILDGQMVLVAAMGEFFISDYGRPNAELRVIYDNGTESNLLLRSLQRALNRDRTSRRITELVSNFGPLFASQNLTPADRHTGQVYVLRSQSDHPFIAEHRTLIHKIGMTSGDVNQRIIHAAKDPTYLLAAVEIVTTFQLANINPKKLEALLHRFFEAARLDLELMDRFGLPVQPQEWFFVPLGAIEAAIAHIQAGTLDQVHYDLETASIIAR from the coding sequence ATGGTTAAAAAAATGCCGCAAACCACAGACAGCGATCGCGCCCTCCTCGATGAATTGGGGATTGATCTCACGGCTCCGGCTCCGGTGCAGTATTCCCCCCGTGAGGAGCGGATCATTGCCGGATTTGAGGAGATTGAGCGGTTTGTGGAGGAGCGGGGACGGTTGCCGCAGCATGGTGATGACCGCGATATTTTCGAGCGTCTCTATGCGGTTCGTCTCGATCGTCTGCGGGCCTTGGCCGACTGCCGCACTCTCTTGGAACCACTGGATTCACGGGGGTTACTCACGGCAACCCCGGATCTAGAGGTTCCGCCGACACTGGATGATCAGGCGTTGCTGGCGGAATTGGGTTTGAATGGGGCGGCGGTGGATGATGTGACGCAACTCACCCATGTGCGTAGCTTGCGCGACAAACGTCGTTCGCGCCAAGACATTAAAGCGGCGGAAGAAATCGCCCAGCGCACCCCCTGTGAGGACTTCAACCAATTTAAACCCCTGTTCCAGCAGGTCAAGCAGGCGTTAAAAACCGGGGCGCGTCACACCCTGAAATATCAAGACAATGCAGCGATTCAGGCGGGAAATCTGTTCATTCTTGACGGGCAGATGGTGTTAGTGGCGGCGATGGGGGAATTTTTCATCAGTGACTATGGCCGCCCCAATGCAGAATTGCGGGTGATTTATGACAACGGCACAGAGAGCAATCTATTATTGCGATCGCTACAACGGGCCTTAAACCGCGATCGCACCAGTCGCCGCATCACCGAACTCGTCAGCAACTTTGGCCCCCTCTTTGCCTCCCAAAATCTCACCCCTGCCGATCGGCACACCGGCCAGGTCTACGTGTTACGCAGTCAATCGGATCATCCCTTCATCGCAGAGCATCGCACCCTGATCCACAAAATCGGCATGACCAGCGGCGATGTGAACCAACGGATCATCCATGCCGCGAAAGACCCCACCTATCTCCTCGCTGCGGTCGAAATCGTCACCACCTTTCAACTCGCCAACATCAACCCGAAAAAACTCGAAGCCCTCCTCCACCGATTTTTTGAGGCGGCGCGGTTGGATCTGGAATTGATGGATCGCTTTGGGTTACCGGTGCAGCCGCAAGAGTGGTTTTTTGTGCCGTTGGGGGCGATCGAAGCCGCGATCGCCCATATCCAAGCGGGCACGCTCGATCAGGTTCACTATGATCTCGAAACCGCCAGCATCATTGCTCGCTAG
- a CDS encoding DEAD/DEAH box helicase: protein MNNPVSVPAISVTYAQDGQSTQANELGMRPMQERAYNKRGEQYLLIKSPPASGKSRALMFIALDKLENQGLKQAIVVVPEKSIGSSFHNEPLSNFGFFADWIVAPQWNLCDAPGTDGGKVNAMQTFLNSDDQILICTHATFRFAVERFGIEGFDDRLIAIDEFHHVSANPDNKLGEQVRQVMTRNRAHIVAMTGSYFRGDAEAVLHPEDEKCFETVTYTYYEQLNGYQYLKQLDIGYYFYAGNYTSEIMRVLNPKEKTIVHIPNVNSRESTKDKIREVEHILDTLGEWQGTDPETGFQRIRTPDGTVLKVADLVDDDPTKRDRVVTALKDPTQKENRDHVDIIIALGMAKEGFDWIWCEHALTVGYRSSLTEIVQIIGRATRDAPGKTRARFSNLIAEPDATSEVVTEAVNDMLKAIAASLLMEQVLATRFEFRPKRPDNQPTAGYDYGPEGYDPTGCNVGINRQTGQVQLEIKGLAMPKSPEAQRICTEDLLELTTALVQDKPSIERGLFDSELVPEEITTVRMGKIIQEKYPTIEPEDQEAVRQHAIAAFNLVQQGKKYILNETGGTYNLFPSPLEESGVREDPEPTKNTALIDGVKQFALSVTDLDMDLIDRINPFGEAYAILAKAMNEERLQQIAAVITAKRLSLSVDEARDLAHRAVRFKQERGRLPALTAADPWERRMAEGVTFLQRKVKEDRDG from the coding sequence ATGAACAACCCTGTCTCTGTTCCCGCCATTTCCGTCACCTATGCCCAGGATGGTCAATCCACCCAAGCCAATGAACTGGGGATGCGCCCCATGCAAGAACGCGCCTACAACAAACGCGGCGAACAATATTTATTGATCAAATCCCCCCCCGCCTCCGGAAAAAGTCGCGCCCTGATGTTCATTGCCCTCGACAAACTGGAAAACCAAGGCTTAAAACAGGCGATCGTCGTCGTGCCAGAAAAGTCGATTGGCTCCAGTTTTCATAACGAACCCCTGTCAAACTTTGGCTTTTTTGCCGATTGGATAGTTGCGCCCCAGTGGAATCTCTGCGACGCGCCCGGAACCGATGGCGGCAAAGTGAACGCCATGCAAACCTTTCTGAACAGTGACGATCAGATTTTAATTTGTACCCATGCCACCTTTCGGTTTGCGGTGGAACGGTTCGGCATCGAAGGCTTTGACGATCGCCTCATTGCCATCGATGAATTTCACCATGTTTCGGCCAATCCGGATAATAAATTAGGCGAACAGGTGCGCCAAGTGATGACCCGCAATCGCGCCCACATTGTCGCCATGACCGGCTCCTATTTTCGCGGCGATGCCGAAGCGGTGCTACACCCCGAAGATGAAAAGTGCTTTGAAACCGTCACCTACACCTACTACGAACAACTCAACGGCTATCAATACCTCAAACAATTAGACATCGGCTATTACTTTTATGCGGGGAACTATACCAGCGAAATTATGCGGGTGCTCAACCCAAAAGAGAAAACCATTGTCCATATTCCCAATGTCAACTCCCGCGAAAGCACGAAAGACAAAATCCGCGAAGTCGAACATATTCTCGACACATTAGGGGAATGGCAAGGCACTGATCCGGAGACGGGGTTTCAACGGATTCGCACCCCAGACGGGACGGTGCTGAAGGTTGCGGACTTGGTGGATGATGACCCGACGAAGCGCGATCGCGTCGTTACGGCCCTCAAAGACCCCACCCAAAAAGAAAACCGCGATCATGTGGATATCATTATCGCCCTGGGGATGGCAAAAGAGGGGTTTGATTGGATTTGGTGTGAACATGCCCTGACGGTGGGGTATCGGTCGAGCTTGACGGAAATTGTCCAGATTATTGGCCGCGCCACCCGTGACGCACCGGGCAAGACCCGCGCCCGCTTTTCTAACCTGATCGCGGAACCCGATGCGACCAGTGAGGTGGTGACGGAGGCGGTGAATGATATGTTAAAAGCGATCGCTGCTAGTTTGCTCATGGAACAAGTGCTCGCGACCCGTTTTGAATTTCGCCCCAAACGCCCCGACAATCAACCCACGGCGGGGTATGACTATGGCCCAGAGGGGTATGATCCGACGGGTTGTAATGTGGGAATCAATCGGCAGACGGGCCAGGTGCAACTGGAGATTAAGGGCCTCGCGATGCCGAAAAGCCCAGAAGCCCAGCGGATTTGCACCGAAGATTTGCTCGAACTAACGACGGCCTTGGTGCAGGATAAACCCTCGATTGAGCGGGGCTTGTTTGATTCGGAACTCGTGCCGGAAGAAATCACCACAGTGCGGATGGGGAAGATTATCCAGGAGAAATATCCCACCATTGAACCGGAGGATCAAGAGGCAGTGCGCCAACATGCGATCGCCGCCTTCAACCTCGTGCAACAGGGCAAAAAATACATCCTCAACGAAACCGGAGGAACCTACAATCTTTTTCCCTCGCCCCTGGAAGAGTCAGGAGTGAGGGAAGACCCCGAACCGACGAAAAACACCGCCCTGATCGATGGGGTGAAACAGTTTGCCCTCTCGGTCACTGACCTCGATATGGATCTGATCGATCGCATTAATCCCTTTGGGGAAGCCTACGCCATCCTCGCCAAAGCCATGAACGAAGAACGACTCCAACAGATTGCGGCGGTGATTACGGCTAAACGCTTGAGCCTCAGTGTGGACGAGGCGCGAGACCTGGCTCACCGCGCCGTCCGGTTTAAGCAGGAGCGGGGTCGCTTGCCTGCGCTGACGGCGGCAGACCCCTGGGAGCGACGTATGGCTGAGGGGGTCACATTCCTACAGCGCAAAGTGAAGGAGGACAGGGATGGTTAA
- a CDS encoding Fic family protein, whose product MKDKLTHLCFAINKFHAFVDGNKRSSIALGAYFLEINGYQFLIGKFILEMENITVWIAEGKVSKDLLSELIESLIFEEDFNEALKFKLTCAVMSDIQ is encoded by the coding sequence ATCAAAGATAAACTGACTCATTTGTGTTTTGCCATCAATAAATTTCATGCCTTTGTTGATGGCAATAAACGCTCTAGCATTGCTTTGGGTGCGTATTTCTTGGAAATCAATGGTTATCAATTTTTGATTGGCAAATTTATTCTAGAAATGGAAAATATTACGGTATGGATAGCAGAAGGAAAAGTTTCTAAAGATCTTTTGAGTGAACTGATTGAATCTCTCATTTTTGAAGAAGATTTTAATGAAGCACTCAAGTTTAAGCTAACCTGTGCTGTCATGTCCGATATTCAATGA
- a CDS encoding DNA-binding protein produces the protein MTKDLTSSPLERQNILNNRYALEKIEEHLGLGGTYYDGELLFTKQQLVEIFGISESTIEKYLASHSDELRANGYTVLRGRKLREFKALTDGNVTDYGTKTTVLGVFTFRATLNLAMVLVESDLARAIRSRILDIVIDAIAERTGGHTKYINQRDCNYVPAAYQEFNYRKTFTDALDHYLDLGNFKYGIYTNRIYQIVFREQAQEYKQILNLSKKDSPRETMYAEVLKAIASLENGLAAEMKTASEKQGRKLTKVEVDTIFSASEDNPYLKPIIEDARVKMASRDLGFRDALHQKLEAYVQSVPESDFDKFLGEASHSLEEQLADPTLLAVFKRLKDR, from the coding sequence ATGACCAAAGACTTAACCTCATCTCCCCTCGAACGCCAAAACATCTTAAACAACCGTTACGCCCTTGAAAAAATCGAAGAACACCTAGGCTTAGGGGGAACCTATTATGATGGTGAATTACTCTTTACCAAACAACAATTGGTAGAAATTTTCGGCATTAGTGAGAGCACGATCGAAAAATACCTAGCCAGCCACAGCGATGAATTGCGAGCCAACGGCTACACCGTCTTGCGGGGTCGAAAATTACGAGAATTCAAGGCTTTAACTGATGGTAACGTAACTGATTACGGTACCAAAACCACGGTGTTAGGCGTGTTCACCTTTCGCGCCACCCTCAACCTCGCGATGGTTCTCGTCGAGAGCGATCTCGCCCGTGCCATCCGATCGCGCATTCTCGATATCGTCATTGATGCGATCGCTGAACGGACAGGCGGACACACTAAATATATCAACCAGAGAGATTGCAACTATGTCCCGGCTGCCTATCAAGAATTTAACTATCGTAAAACCTTTACCGATGCCCTCGATCATTATCTCGACCTGGGCAACTTTAAATATGGTATTTATACCAATAGAATCTATCAGATTGTTTTTCGAGAACAAGCACAAGAATATAAACAAATCTTGAACTTAAGCAAAAAAGATAGCCCTCGTGAAACAATGTATGCGGAAGTTCTTAAAGCTATTGCTAGTCTTGAAAATGGTTTAGCCGCAGAAATGAAAACTGCATCTGAAAAACAAGGTAGAAAACTAACTAAAGTAGAAGTAGATACAATTTTTTCTGCATCAGAAGATAATCCCTATCTTAAACCCATTATTGAAGATGCGCGTGTCAAAATGGCGAGTCGGGATTTAGGGTTTCGGGATGCACTCCACCAAAAATTAGAAGCCTATGTTCAAAGTGTTCCAGAGAGTGACTTTGATAAGTTTTTAGGTGAGGCCAGCCATTCTTTAGAAGAACAACTTGCTGATCCAACCCTATTGGCTGTGTTTAAACGCTTGAAGGATCGGTAA
- a CDS encoding Uma2 family endonuclease gives MFTVPSHSLKLTPTEYFAWEEQQLERHEYINGEIYAMSGGTRNHSRIALKFGALLDNHLSNRSCEVFNSDCRVKIVETNDYTYPDVSVSCDPRDKTTTQYITYPCLIVEVLSDSTEAYDRGNKFFRYRQNPQLQDYVLVSSKEIAIDLYRKTENGRWEIINYRAGETVELQSVNLNFPIEQVYRGIDFSPETIQSS, from the coding sequence ATGTTTACCGTTCCGAGCCACTCCCTAAAATTAACCCCCACAGAATACTTTGCTTGGGAAGAACAGCAATTAGAGCGCCACGAGTACATCAATGGCGAAATCTACGCCATGAGTGGCGGAACCCGAAACCATAGCCGCATTGCCTTAAAATTTGGTGCTTTGCTAGATAATCACTTATCTAATCGTAGCTGCGAGGTCTTTAACTCCGACTGTCGGGTGAAAATTGTTGAAACGAATGACTATACCTACCCCGATGTGAGCGTTAGCTGCGATCCAAGAGATAAAACCACAACTCAATATATTACCTATCCTTGTCTAATCGTTGAAGTTTTATCCGACAGTACAGAAGCCTATGACCGTGGCAACAAATTCTTTCGCTATCGCCAGAATCCCCAATTACAAGATTATGTCTTAGTCAGTTCCAAAGAAATTGCGATCGATCTTTATCGTAAAACAGAAAATGGACGCTGGGAAATCATTAACTATCGAGCTGGAGAAACAGTCGAATTGCAATCTGTAAACTTGAACTTCCCCATTGAACAAGTGTATCGCGGTATTGACTTTTCTCCAGAAACCATTCAATCGAGTTAA
- a CDS encoding DUF3368 domain-containing protein, whose translation MAKYWVVNASPIISLTKIDRIDLLNQLCDQVIIPQGVADEISLGGYTDSAANWIEKSGKAFIQPAPVIDPKIANWDLGLGESQVLSWAIQRPNYEAIIDDLAARKAAKILNIPVRGTLAIIVLAKQRGYIPSVKQDLDNLCQVGLRISPILMAQAIALAGE comes from the coding sequence GTGGCTAAATATTGGGTCGTCAATGCCTCACCGATTATCAGTCTAACCAAAATAGATCGCATTGATTTGCTCAACCAACTCTGTGATCAAGTCATTATTCCTCAAGGTGTCGCTGATGAAATTAGTTTAGGAGGCTACACTGATAGCGCTGCTAATTGGATTGAAAAATCTGGCAAAGCATTTATTCAACCTGCACCAGTAATTGATCCAAAAATTGCTAATTGGGATTTAGGTTTAGGTGAAAGTCAAGTTTTATCTTGGGCAATTCAGCGCCCTAATTATGAGGCGATTATTGATGATCTAGCCGCACGGAAAGCCGCTAAAATCTTAAACATTCCCGTTCGTGGTACTTTGGCTATCATCGTACTAGCTAAACAAAGAGGATATATTCCATCTGTAAAGCAGGATTTAGACAACTTATGTCAAGTGGGCTTACGCATTAGTCCTATCTTGATGGCGCAGGCGATCGCCCTAGCAGGAGAATAA
- a CDS encoding UPF0175 family protein, with protein sequence MIQIQINLPESAFSTLRSTPDEFAQAMLLAAIVKWYEIGMISQSKAAEIAGISRQSFLQTLDQFKVSPFQTTPEELNEEINRG encoded by the coding sequence ATGATTCAAATTCAAATCAACTTACCCGAAAGTGCCTTCTCTACCCTTCGTAGCACCCCCGATGAATTTGCCCAAGCAATGTTACTTGCAGCCATCGTCAAATGGTATGAAATCGGCATGATCTCTCAATCCAAAGCTGCTGAAATAGCAGGCATCAGCCGTCAATCTTTCCTGCAAACCCTCGATCAATTTAAAGTATCCCCCTTCCAAACTACCCCAGAAGAACTCAACGAGGAAATTAACCGTGGCTAA
- a CDS encoding type II toxin-antitoxin system VapC family toxin has product MPDFLIDTHTLLWFIEDDSRLSDRVKSILTDDSINLSVSVVSLWEIVIKINIGKLKIGYTIKEIYQLLTQLNVEVLSIEQCDLDYYLTLPLHHRDPFDRSRFSHPQC; this is encoded by the coding sequence GTGCCAGACTTTTTAATTGATACCCATACGCTTCTCTGGTTTATTGAAGACGATTCAAGATTGAGCGATCGGGTAAAAAGTATACTGACGGACGATAGCATTAACCTTTCTGTAAGTGTTGTTAGTTTGTGGGAAATTGTCATTAAAATCAATATCGGAAAATTAAAAATTGGCTACACAATCAAAGAGATTTATCAATTACTAACCCAACTTAATGTAGAAGTTTTATCAATTGAACAGTGTGATTTAGATTACTATTTAACGCTACCCCTCCATCATCGCGATCCTTTTGATCGATCGAGGTTTAGTCATCCTCAGTGCTGA
- the vapB gene encoding type II toxin-antitoxin system VapB family antitoxin produces MEQIILQRLQQLPESAQQEALQFIDQLLAKYQQPKQIMRRTEALGIWQGKLWMADDFDAPLEELAEYM; encoded by the coding sequence ATGGAACAGATTATTCTCCAACGACTTCAGCAATTACCAGAATCAGCACAGCAAGAAGCCTTACAATTCATCGATCAACTCCTCGCTAAATATCAACAACCCAAGCAAATCATGCGTCGCACAGAAGCCCTCGGTATTTGGCAAGGTAAACTCTGGATGGCAGATGACTTTGATGCACCATTAGAAGAATTAGCGGAGTATATGTAG
- a CDS encoding alanine/glycine:cation symporter family protein yields MDGIETGLSGLIAALEAVLFFPVGGVPLIVLWSIVGTVVLTLRMRFLGLRGLGEAIALLRTHNATPSGVSSFQAFTTALSSTIGLGNIAGVAIAISVGGPGACFWMTIAGIFTMNTRLIESTLGRKYRQTNPDGSVSGGPMYYLTHGLAAQGKARWGKILAAIFALCCVLGALGSSGMFQSGQSYRTLVHVMPDLSAWGYGVGLAIAVALVTVGGLHRVGQVTSWLVPIMCALYVITAVYILGLHWQAIPAALQTIWHEAWHPRAGLGGVVGLMALGFRRAAFSNEGNIGTASIAHAATEGTTPIQEGLIASLEPVIDTVLICNLTALVIIVTGTYQDPQYADFAGAELTSAAFGSAIAWFPWLLAAATFFFAFSTIISWGYYGEAAWVYLFGSKRRPLYQGIQLSLIIAGTLLRPELVVQVSDISLLLMTVPNLLGLYSLSREVRDDLVLHFSPGTFSPDFAAAARRQEAAMVRSGQDSNL; encoded by the coding sequence TTGGACGGGATCGAGACGGGCTTGAGTGGACTGATTGCAGCCTTAGAGGCGGTGCTCTTTTTCCCGGTGGGAGGAGTGCCGCTGATTGTTTTATGGTCGATTGTGGGGACGGTGGTGTTGACGCTGCGGATGCGGTTTTTGGGATTGCGGGGCTTAGGAGAAGCGATCGCACTCCTGCGCACCCATAACGCCACGCCCAGCGGGGTGAGTTCGTTCCAAGCCTTCACCACAGCCCTGTCGTCAACCATTGGCTTGGGGAATATTGCCGGAGTTGCGATCGCGATTAGTGTGGGCGGCCCTGGGGCCTGTTTTTGGATGACGATCGCGGGCATTTTCACGATGAACACCCGTCTGATTGAATCCACCCTGGGCCGTAAATATCGCCAAACCAACCCCGACGGCAGCGTCTCCGGTGGCCCGATGTACTACCTCACCCACGGCCTCGCCGCCCAAGGCAAAGCCCGCTGGGGGAAAATCCTCGCGGCGATTTTTGCCCTCTGTTGTGTGTTGGGGGCGTTGGGGTCAAGCGGGATGTTTCAGTCGGGCCAGTCCTACCGCACCCTCGTCCATGTGATGCCGGATCTGTCGGCGTGGGGCTATGGCGTGGGGCTGGCGATCGCCGTTGCCCTCGTCACGGTGGGCGGCCTCCATCGCGTCGGTCAAGTCACCAGTTGGCTCGTGCCGATCATGTGCGCTCTCTACGTGATCACGGCGGTTTATATCCTCGGCCTCCATTGGCAGGCAATCCCCGCTGCGCTACAAACGATTTGGCATGAAGCCTGGCATCCCCGTGCCGGTCTCGGTGGCGTGGTGGGGCTGATGGCCTTGGGCTTTCGGCGGGCGGCATTTTCCAACGAAGGCAATATCGGCACGGCTTCGATCGCCCACGCCGCCACGGAAGGCACAACCCCCATTCAAGAAGGCTTGATCGCCTCCCTCGAACCCGTGATCGATACGGTCTTAATCTGTAACCTGACGGCCTTGGTGATTATCGTCACCGGAACCTACCAAGACCCGCAATATGCGGACTTTGCCGGGGCAGAATTAACCAGTGCGGCCTTTGGCAGTGCGATCGCTTGGTTTCCATGGCTCCTGGCGGCCGCGACCTTTTTCTTTGCCTTTTCGACGATTATTTCCTGGGGCTATTACGGCGAAGCGGCCTGGGTGTATTTGTTTGGCTCCAAGCGTCGCCCCCTTTATCAAGGCATTCAACTCAGCTTAATCATTGCCGGAACCCTGCTCCGCCCGGAATTGGTGGTGCAAGTGAGCGATATTTCCCTGCTCTTGATGACGGTTCCCAATCTGCTCGGTTTGTATTCCCTTAGCCGCGAAGTGCGCGACGATCTTGTGCTTCACTTCAGCCCTGGCACATTTTCACCGGATTTTGCCGCCGCTGCCCGTCGCCAAGAGGCCGCCATGGTACGCTCTGGACAGGACTCGAACCTGTAA